Proteins from one Embleya scabrispora genomic window:
- a CDS encoding acetyl-CoA C-acetyltransferase, which produces MAEAYIVDAVRTPVGRKKGSLSGVHPADLGAHALTALVERSGIDPDVVEDVVFGCVDTIGPQAGDIARTAWLAAGYSEAVPGVTIDRQCGSSQQAIHFAAQGVLSGTQDVVIAGGVQNMNQIPIGAAMTSAKPLGFTDPFSGSKGWAARYGDEPVDQFHGAELIAKRWDISREEMEHFALASHERAIHAIDNGWFEKEIAPIDVDGTVVAVDEPPRRGTTLEKMAELKVLMEGGRMTAAVASQISDGAAALLIVSERALKRYGLTPRARIHHMSVRGASPIEMLSAPIPATEYAFAKCGLGIDDIDAVEINEAFAPVVLSWMKDIKAPHEKVNPNGGAIALGHPLGATGARLMTTLLHHLERTGGRYGLQTMCEGGGQANVTIIERLG; this is translated from the coding sequence GTGGCCGAGGCATACATCGTCGACGCGGTCCGTACGCCGGTCGGCCGCAAGAAGGGCAGCCTGTCCGGGGTGCATCCGGCCGACCTGGGCGCGCACGCCCTCACCGCGCTGGTCGAGCGCAGCGGCATCGACCCGGACGTGGTCGAGGACGTGGTCTTCGGCTGCGTGGACACCATCGGCCCGCAGGCGGGCGACATCGCCCGTACCGCGTGGCTCGCCGCCGGCTACAGCGAGGCGGTGCCCGGGGTCACCATCGACCGGCAGTGCGGCTCCTCGCAGCAGGCGATCCACTTCGCCGCGCAGGGCGTGCTGTCCGGCACCCAGGACGTGGTGATCGCCGGCGGCGTGCAGAACATGAACCAGATCCCGATCGGCGCGGCGATGACCTCGGCGAAGCCGCTCGGGTTCACCGACCCGTTCTCCGGTTCCAAGGGCTGGGCGGCGCGCTACGGCGACGAGCCCGTCGACCAGTTCCACGGCGCCGAGCTGATCGCGAAGCGGTGGGACATCTCCCGCGAGGAGATGGAGCACTTCGCGCTCGCGTCGCACGAGCGGGCGATCCACGCGATCGACAACGGGTGGTTCGAGAAGGAGATCGCGCCGATCGACGTGGACGGCACCGTGGTCGCGGTCGACGAGCCGCCGCGCCGGGGCACCACCCTGGAGAAGATGGCGGAGCTGAAAGTGCTGATGGAGGGCGGCCGGATGACCGCCGCCGTCGCGTCGCAGATCTCCGACGGGGCGGCGGCGCTGCTGATCGTCTCGGAGCGGGCGCTGAAGCGTTACGGCCTCACCCCGCGGGCCCGGATCCACCACATGAGCGTGCGCGGCGCGTCCCCGATCGAGATGTTGTCCGCACCGATCCCGGCCACGGAGTACGCCTTCGCCAAGTGCGGCCTGGGCATCGACGACATCGACGCGGTCGAGATCAACGAGGCGTTTGCACCGGTGGTGCTGTCCTGGATGAAGGACATCAAGGCCCCGCACGAGAAGGTCAACCCCAACGGCGGCGCGATCGCCCTGGGCCACCCGCTCGGCGCCACCGGCGCCCGCCTGATGACCACCCTGCTGCACCACCTGGAGCGCACCGGAGGCCGCTACGGCCTGCAGACCATGTGCGAGGGCGGCGGCCAGGCCAACGTCACCATCATCGAACGCCTGGGCTGA
- a CDS encoding acyl-CoA dehydrogenase family protein, which produces MDLEFTEQEQEFRREARAWLTANVPAERLPSMDTREGFEAHRAWERKLFDARWAVVSWPREYGGREAGLTEWLIFEEEYYRAGAPGRVSQNGIFLFAPTLFEFGTREQQDRYLPAMAAGEEIWVQGWSEPEAGSDLANVRSRAERDEERGGWRLSGQKIWSSRGTWGHRLFGLFRTDPQAQRHRGLTYFMVDLAAEGVTVRPIPQLDGEPGFAEVFLDDVFVPDADVLGGVDEGWKIMIATTGSERGLNLRSPGRFAAPANRLIELYKRDPRPAERDAVVRAWMDADAYRLFTFGTVTKLQAGGAIGADSSINKVFWSEMDVELHATALRLLGEAGELDDGDGGWLDGFLFALGGPIYAGTNEIQRNTIAERILGLPRAK; this is translated from the coding sequence GTGGATCTCGAATTCACCGAGCAGGAGCAGGAGTTCCGCCGGGAGGCGCGCGCGTGGCTGACCGCCAACGTGCCCGCCGAGCGCCTGCCGTCGATGGACACCCGCGAGGGCTTCGAGGCCCACCGCGCGTGGGAGCGCAAGCTCTTCGACGCGCGCTGGGCGGTGGTGTCCTGGCCCCGGGAGTACGGCGGCCGCGAGGCGGGGCTGACCGAGTGGCTGATCTTCGAGGAGGAGTACTACCGCGCCGGCGCCCCCGGCCGGGTCAGCCAGAACGGCATCTTCCTGTTCGCCCCGACGCTCTTCGAGTTCGGCACCAGGGAGCAGCAGGACCGCTACCTGCCCGCGATGGCCGCCGGCGAGGAGATCTGGGTCCAGGGCTGGTCCGAGCCCGAGGCCGGATCCGACCTGGCCAACGTGCGCTCGCGCGCGGAGCGGGACGAGGAGCGCGGCGGCTGGCGGCTCAGCGGCCAGAAGATCTGGAGCTCGCGCGGCACCTGGGGACACCGCCTGTTCGGCTTGTTCCGTACCGACCCGCAGGCGCAGCGACACCGCGGCCTGACCTACTTCATGGTCGACCTCGCCGCCGAGGGCGTGACGGTGCGGCCGATCCCGCAGCTCGACGGCGAGCCGGGCTTCGCCGAGGTCTTCCTCGACGACGTCTTCGTCCCCGATGCCGACGTGCTCGGCGGGGTGGACGAGGGCTGGAAGATCATGATCGCCACCACCGGCAGCGAGCGCGGCCTCAACCTGCGCAGCCCGGGCCGCTTCGCGGCCCCCGCGAACCGGCTGATCGAGCTGTACAAGCGCGACCCGCGCCCGGCCGAGCGGGACGCGGTGGTGCGGGCCTGGATGGACGCCGACGCGTACCGGCTGTTCACCTTCGGCACGGTCACCAAACTCCAGGCGGGCGGTGCGATCGGCGCCGACTCCTCGATCAACAAGGTCTTCTGGTCCGAGATGGACGTCGAGCTGCACGCGACCGCGCTGCGCCTGCTCGGCGAGGCGGGCGAACTGGACGACGGCGACGGCGGCTGGCTGGACGGGTTCCTGTTCGCGCTGGGCGGCCCGATCTACGCCGGCACCAACGAGATCCAGCGCAACACGATCGCCGAGCGCATCCTCGGCCTGCCCCGAGCGAAGTAG
- a CDS encoding acyl-CoA dehydrogenase family protein, producing the protein MRLAYTEDQELFRDTVRDFLADRCTTADVRAAWAADTAISARWVELAKVGVTGIVVPEEHDGLGMGDEELAAVLVEAGRAALPEPLLESAVAAGLFAEFAPDAGWLAEIAAGRAAASVLLPGQRLAVEAAAADVLVIGLADGDLHVATPADCVLTAQRSVDRSRKLFTVDFTPTARTLVASDTQRALARAADRGALGAAAQLLGLTRRMLDTTVEYAKQRVQRGVPIGSHQSVQHHLANVLIKLEFARPVVLRAAYSLARDLPSAARDVSMAKIYAGEAADLAARNCLQVHGAIGYTEEHDLHLFMKRAWALGTAWGDAGVHRDRIAADLLGDAPAPPTPAF; encoded by the coding sequence ATGCGCCTCGCATACACCGAAGACCAGGAACTGTTCCGCGACACCGTCCGTGACTTCCTCGCCGACCGGTGCACCACGGCGGACGTGCGCGCCGCGTGGGCCGCCGACACCGCGATCTCCGCGCGCTGGGTCGAACTCGCCAAGGTCGGCGTGACCGGCATCGTGGTCCCGGAGGAGCACGACGGCCTGGGCATGGGCGACGAGGAACTGGCCGCCGTGCTGGTCGAGGCCGGCCGGGCCGCGCTGCCCGAACCGCTGCTCGAATCCGCGGTCGCGGCCGGGCTGTTCGCCGAGTTCGCGCCCGACGCCGGGTGGTTGGCCGAGATCGCGGCCGGTCGGGCGGCGGCCTCCGTGCTGCTGCCCGGGCAGCGCCTCGCGGTCGAGGCGGCGGCCGCCGACGTCCTGGTGATCGGCCTGGCCGACGGCGACCTGCACGTGGCGACGCCGGCCGACTGCGTACTGACCGCGCAGCGCTCGGTCGACCGCAGCCGCAAGCTCTTCACGGTCGACTTCACGCCGACCGCACGCACCCTGGTGGCCTCGGACACCCAGCGTGCACTGGCCCGCGCGGCGGACCGGGGCGCGCTCGGCGCCGCGGCGCAACTGCTCGGCCTGACCCGGCGGATGCTGGACACCACCGTCGAGTACGCCAAGCAGCGGGTCCAGCGCGGCGTGCCGATCGGCTCGCACCAGTCGGTCCAGCACCACCTGGCCAACGTGCTGATCAAGCTGGAGTTCGCCCGCCCCGTGGTGCTGCGCGCGGCCTACTCGCTGGCCCGCGACCTGCCCTCTGCGGCCCGTGACGTGTCGATGGCGAAGATCTACGCGGGCGAGGCGGCCGACCTCGCGGCCCGCAACTGCCTCCAGGTGCACGGCGCGATCGGCTACACCGAGGAACACGACCTGCACCTGTTCATGAAGCGCGCCTGGGCGCTGGGCACCGCGTGGGGCGACGCGGGGGTGCACCGCGACCGGATCGCGGCGGACCTGCTCGGCGACGCGCCTGCCCCGCCCACACCCGCGTTCTGA
- a CDS encoding enoyl-CoA hydratase/isomerase family protein, whose product MRKFETLGYEQENGVAWVTLNRPDRHNAFDITMIDELHTLWRDLRHDDDVRCVVLTGAGDKAFCTGIDRGVDIPQPSSPYMMDDPMLRVGPKFSDLWKPVIVAVNGMACGGAFYLLGECEFAIAAEGATFFDPHTTYGMVSGFESMHLAQRMPLGEVMRLTLLGNAERMSARRAYETGLVSQVVPAADLLDTARWAAETIASYPPHGVQGSIRAIWAARDLTRAQALTMAPHLIELGNLDWSEQAGLFQSRSKEFRVR is encoded by the coding sequence ATGCGCAAGTTCGAGACGCTGGGCTACGAGCAGGAGAACGGCGTCGCGTGGGTGACGTTGAACCGCCCGGACCGGCACAACGCGTTCGACATCACCATGATCGACGAGTTGCACACGTTGTGGCGGGACCTGCGGCACGACGACGACGTGCGCTGCGTGGTGCTCACCGGCGCGGGCGACAAGGCGTTCTGCACGGGCATCGACCGCGGTGTGGACATCCCGCAGCCGTCGTCGCCGTACATGATGGACGACCCGATGCTCCGGGTCGGCCCGAAGTTCTCCGACCTGTGGAAACCGGTGATCGTCGCGGTCAACGGGATGGCCTGCGGCGGCGCGTTCTACCTGCTGGGCGAGTGCGAGTTCGCGATCGCGGCGGAGGGGGCGACGTTCTTCGACCCGCACACCACGTACGGCATGGTCTCCGGGTTCGAGTCGATGCACCTGGCGCAGCGCATGCCGCTCGGCGAGGTCATGCGGCTCACCCTGCTCGGCAACGCCGAGCGGATGAGCGCCCGGCGGGCGTACGAGACGGGCCTGGTCTCGCAGGTCGTGCCCGCCGCGGACCTGCTCGACACCGCCCGCTGGGCCGCCGAGACCATCGCCTCCTATCCCCCGCACGGCGTCCAGGGCTCGATCCGCGCGATCTGGGCGGCCCGCGACCTGACCCGCGCGCAGGCCCTGACCATGGCCCCGCACCTGATCGAACTGGGCAACCTGGACTGGTCCGAGCAGGCCGGGCTGTTCCAGAGCCGCAGCAAGGAGTTCCGGGTGCGCTGA